TGAGCGCGTTTTTAGCTCATAGATAAGCTTTTCTGCGCTTACGTCAAACTTAATGCGGGCATGAAGCTCTTTTGCGTCATCATCAAGTGCGCCGACTTCAATCTGAGCATCAGAGTTTACTTCTTTTGCCAGTGCTTCGTATTTGGCAAACTCTGCCAGCAGAGCTTCCTTAGATTCAGCAAATAGCGAAACTTCAGCAACATCGTCGCCTTCTTTAATAATAAAGCCCATTTCTGCAGAAACACCACAGGCTTCGCAGATCTCGTTTTCTGGTTCACAGAATATTTTTTCTTCTGACATAACACTTCCTCTTACCGAAGATTAAAAGGTCTATCGCCTCAAAGGC
This genomic stretch from Vibrio sp. JC009 harbors:
- a CDS encoding DUF406 family protein, which gives rise to MSEEKIFCEPENEICEACGVSAEMGFIIKEGDDVAEVSLFAESKEALLAEFAKYEALAKEVNSDAQIEVGALDDDAKELHARIKFDVSAEKLIYELKTRSLAR